From Brevundimonas vesicularis:
GCACCAGCGCCGCCAGCGCGATCATCGACAGGCCGATGGCCCAGATGACCTGCAGATAGATGATCTGTGGCGTGAACGAGAAGCTCCAGCCGAACCCGACGACCGTCAGTTCCAGAACGACGAGAAACAAGCCGCGCTTCCACAGGAAGTCAGCCGCCGACCGGGCGCCTTGCTCCCCCTGGCCCTGCTTGTTGCCGTAAAGCCAGGCCCCCACCCCCGTCAGCGCCAGGAGGATGGGCGCACACAGATGCGCCGACAGCCGCGTGAAGAACAGGGCCGGCTCGGTCGTCTCCAGGTTCATGGGGTCCGAGACCTGGGCGTGGATGAAGAAAGACTCGCGCGCGTGATCGACCAGCATCAGCAGGATGACCAGCCCGCGCAGGGCGTCGATGGATCGAATCCGACCGACCGCTCGGACCGCGGCGGCTATCGGAGTGGCGAAGGCGGGGACAGGCGTTGCAGCGGTTGACATCGTCATACCGGAGCGGATAGCCGATATATTATAACGTTTCAAACGGAGTCTGCCTTGTCTCTCCTCCTGAGCTGCGCCGGCGCATGCCTGCTGGGCGCCGCCAACAGCCCCATCGTCACACCCGTCCCATTGCCCGTTGGGACGGCGGAACCCGCGACTGTCGGGGAGATTGTCGTTCTGGGCCGCCGTTCGGCGCCGCGTGATCTGACCCTGGGCGCAGGACCGATCACCGAGGCCATGTCGCCGTCCAGCCGCTCCATCGAGAACGATCTGATCAAGGCCGTGGGCGCGACGCGCCTGGCCGATGCGCTGGAGCTGGTCAGCGGCGTCAGCCAGCAGAACAATCGCGGCGGCGTCATGGACAACTTCGCCATCCGCGGCTTCCTGGGCACGCCCGACGGCGGGGCGGAATATTATGTCGACGGCTTTCTGGCCAATCGCGGCATGGCCCCGCCCCGCGACCCGGCCACGTCCGAGCGAATTGAGGTGCTGAAGGGGCCGTCCGGCGCCCTATTCGGCGATATTGATCCGGCGGGCCGCATCAATATCGTCTCCAAGACCCCGCGATTTGCCACCGCCGCCGTTTTCACCGCCACTGTGGGATCATTTGGCCTGCGTCGCGGCGAACTGGACCTGACCGGCCCGATCAACGACAACCTGGCCGGACGGCTTGTGGTGGCGGGCGAGACCTCGAACGGCTGGCGCGACTATGTCGGCCTGGACCGCACCGTGTTGGCGCCCTCCCTGACCTGGCGTCCCACCGATGATCTGCGCCTGACCTATGTGGGCGAGCTCACCACCTTCACGACCCTGTTCGACCGGGGGATGCCGGCGATCAACGGCGACGCGCTGTTCCTGCCGCCTTCGAACTACTACGGCGAGCCCGGCGACGGCGCGACCCGCTTCCGCAACGAACGGCACCAGATCACCGGCGACTACCGAATCAATGACGACTGGAGCCTGAACGGCGGCGTCGCCTGGCGCGGCGGCTCGCTGAAAGGCCTGTCCAGCGATCAGTCGCGCCTGGTCGGCGACCAGCTGTGGCGTCAGCGTCGCGGACGCGACTTCTCGGTCGAGGACCTGTCGGCCCGGCTCGAACTGAACGGCGTGGTCGAGACGGGACTGGGCGTTCACAACCTCGGTTTCGGGGTGAAGGCCTATCAGCTCACCTATGGCGAGAAGTGGCTGCGCATCAATCCGACTGCCGCCAATCCCTATCCGATCAATATCCTCAATCCCGTCTATGGCGCGGTCACGCCGCCGACGCCCCTGCCCTTCACCGACAATCTGGAAACGCGCGATGTCGTCACCTTGTACGCCCAGGATTTGTGGGAGGTGACCGACCGCCTCAGCCTGCTGGCCGGGCTGCGGTTCGACGACTACGACCAGACCATCCGAAACAACCGCACCGGCGCCGTCGGCGAGGCCAGCGATACGCCCCTGAAATACCGCTTCGCCGCCCGCTATCGCCTAACCGGCAACCTGACCGCCCACGCCAGCTATGGTCAGTCCTTCGTGCTGAACTCGGGCACAGGTCGCGACGGCTCCGGCTTCGCACCCGAGGATGGCAAGGGCTATGAGATCGGCCTGGCCGGCGCCTGGGACGGACTAGATTTGGCCGCCACCGTCTTCGACATCGAGAAGTCGAACATTCTGACGACCGATCCGGTCGATCCCAACTTCCTGGCTCCGGTAGGCAAGCTGACGACGCGCGGGATCGAGCTGGACGGCGCCTTGAAGATCGACGACGCCTGGCAGGTGGTGGCCAACTACGGCTGGACCGACGCCAAGGCCGACGACAGCGCCTTCGCCACCGACGCCGTGCTGAACGTGCCCGAACATTCCGGCTCGCTGTTCGTGATCGGTCGCTTCCCCACCATCCACGGCACAACCTGGTCATTCATGACCGGCGCGGCCTACGTCGGCGCTCGGGCCGGCGGCCTGGCGCTCGGCGCGCCCGAACTGCCCGCCTATTGGAAGGCCAAGGCGGCGCTGGACTACGGACTGACGCCCCAGGTCACGGCCCGCGTCGAGGTCGACAACCTGTTCGACGAGCGTTACGCCGCCAGCTCCTACAGCGCCCTGTGGATTTACCCCGGCGCCCCGCGCAGCGTCCGCGCCTCGCTCAGGATCGCCCTGTGAAGCGTCCGCTCAGATGACGAAATCGTACACCACATCGGCCAGGGTGTGATCCATGGTGCGGGCCGGTTCGGCGTTGGTCGGGCAGTTGACCAGCCGGGCCGGCACCCCCGCCACGGTGCAGCCGGACGGCACCGCCTTCAGCACCACCGAGCCGGACGCCACCTTGGCGTAGTCGCCGACGTGGATATTGCCCAGCACCTTGGCCCCGGCGCCCAGCAGGACGCCCTTGCCGATCTTGGGATGGCGATCGCCGCGCTCGGCGCCCGTCCCGCCCAGGGTCACCCCGTGCAGCATAGACACGTCGTCGCCGACCACCGCCGTCTCGCCGATCACGATGCCCGTGCCGTGATCCAGGAACAGACCCTTGCCCAGCCGCGCGGCCGGGTGGATGTCCAGTTGGAACAGTTCGGAAATCCGGCTCTGGAAGTGGAAGGCCAGCGTCTCGCGCCCCTGTCCCCATAGCCAATGCGCCACGCGCCAGCCCTGTAGGGCCTGGAAGCCTTTGAAATACAGGAAGGGCTGCAACAGGTTGCGGATCGCCGGATCGCGTTCGGCCACAGCCTGCAGATCGGCCTCAGCCGCCTCGACCATCGACGGATCGGCCTTGAACGCCGACAGACAGACCTCGCGAACCGACATGGCGCTCATTTCCCCGTCCGCCAGCTTGCGCGCGATCTGAAAGCTCAGCGCGCCCGCCAGGTCGTCGTGCGACAGGATCACCGCATTCATCTGCGAGCCCAGTTGCGGCTCCTCGCGCGACGCCGCCTCGGCCGAGGCACGCAGCTGACGCCACACGCTGTCGATTTCGGTTTCTGCGACGACTTCCAGCTTGGCCATGACCGGCTCCTTCGGCGACATCATACGCGCCCCAGCAAGGCGCGCGCCAGCGCCTCGGGCAGTTCGCCGTTCATCGCCATATGATAGGCCTTGTAGGCCGTCGCCACCGTCAGGCTGTCGCGCACCGATCCCCGCCCGATCTCGTCCAGCAGATCCAGGAACGGCACGCGCGCCACGGCGATGATCTCGGTGGGATCGGGATCGGTCGGCGCGGGCGACAGGCCCCACGCGATCCAGGTAATGCCGATCTCGTCGGTGATGGAGTTCGACATCTCGACTTTCAGCGCCGGCAGCCAGTGTTCGGCCTGCAATCCCGCCTCTTCGGCCAGTTCGCGCCGGATGCCGTCGAACGGATCCTCGTCCAGCGGGGCGCCGCCCTCGGGCATTTCCCAGCTGTAGTTGGCGTGGGCGAACCGCTGCTGGCCCACCAGGGTCACCGTCCCGTCTTCGTGCACGGGCAGGACGCCGGTCCCGACGTTCTTGAACCGCACGACGGCATAGTCGGCCTTCATCCCGGTCGGCGCCGTCGCCGGATGCCGGGTCAGCGCCATCCAAGGGCTGTCGAACACCGTCTCGGTTCCGTCGCTGCGCCAGGCCGGCGGTTTCGCCAGCCCCTCGGCCCATTTCGGTTCGTCGGATTTGCGCATGGGCCACCTATGGCGAAGACGCGAATGAAAGCCTAGCTAGACGGCATGGTCGCCCTGAACGAACCCCTGCCCCCGCCCGTTCCGTCGAAAGATTTCCGCGACCGCCTGGCCCAGCGCCGCTCCGCCCCGGCCCAGGCCCTGGTCGCGCCCGGCCCTTCCGAGGCGGAACTGGACGAGATCCTGACCCTGGGCGCCCGCACGCCCGACCACGGCAAGCTGTTCCCGTGGCGGTTCGTCGTCCTGGGGCCTCAATCGCGCGCCGACATCGCCGCCCGCCTTGCCGTGCTGGTCGAACTCAGGAACGGCCCGGCCAAGGATCAGGCCGTGCTGGCCAAGCTGACCGCCGCGCCCGTCACCATCCTGGTCGTCTCGACGCCGATGGAAGGATCCAAGCCGATCTGGGAGCAACACCTGTCGGCCGGCGCCGTCTGCATGAACCTGGAACACGCCGCCTCCGGCTTCGGCTATTCGTCCAGCTGGATCACCGACTGGTACAGCTACGAGCCCCAGGCCACGGCCCTGTTCGGCCTGACCGAGGGCGAGAGCGTCGCCGGCTTCATCCACATCGGCACGCTGAACGAACCCGCGCTGGAACGTCCGCGTCCCGACATGGCCGCCAAGGTCACACGCCTGCCGTAAGCGGGTGACATAAAGTCGCCCTACGTCGGTTTGACCTCGACCGACCCCGCCTTCCTCCCCCAAGGCCTTCGTATGGATTCCCTGTTGCAAGCCGTGGGCGACTTCATCGCCCGCAACCATATGTGGGCCGGGGTCATGCTGGGCCTGGTCGTGTTCGTCGAGTCGCTGGCGGTCGTCGGCGCCTTCGTGCCCGCCACCGGCCTGCTGGTCGCGGCGGGCGGTTTGATCGCGGCCGGCGTGCTTGACCCCGTCAATGTCATTGTCGGTTGCCTCATCGGCGCGGTGATCGGCGACGCCATCTCCTACTGGGCCGGACGTCGGCTGGGCGTGCGCTTCCTCCAGCGCCCGATGTTCAAGGCGCACCGCCGCCGCATCGCCTGGACGCGCCTGTACTGCCGTCGCTACGGCGTCATGTCGATCTTCGTGGGCCGCTTCTTCGGCCCCTTGCGGGCCTTCGTGCCCCTGACCCTGGGCATGCTCAGGATGCGTCAGCGCGCCTTCCAGTTCGGCAATGTCACATCCGGGATCGTCTGGGTGCTGGCCATGCTGGCGCCGGGCTATCTCGCCGCCCAGGGCCTGGCGAAGATGGAAGTCCTCAGCGAGGCCCATGGCCCGACCCTGCTGATCGGCGGCCTCGCCGTCACCATCCTGGTCGTCGCCGTCGTCTATCGACTGGTGAAGGCCCGCATGAGCCGCAAGTCGGCCATCATGCGCGGGGCGCTGCAGGGCCGCTGATCTCCGGCTCGGGCCGGTGCACCAACGAGACCAGCACCACCGAGATGATCATCAGCAGGAACCAGCTGCCCAGCTTGGCCAGGGACACCATTTCCCATCCGTCGGCCTGGCCCGGATAGACCCAGGCCCGCCCCAGCGTGCCCAGGTTCTCGGCGAACCAGATGAACAGCGCCACCAGGAAATAGCCCAGCAGCAGCGGCATCGACCGCCGCTTCCGATCCGCCGTGAAATAGAACCAGCCCCGTCCGAACAGCACGGCGGTCGCGATGAACAGCACGATACGCACGTCCGGCAGCCAGTGATGAGCGAAGAAGTTGACGTAGATCGCCGCCGCCAGCACCCAGGTCGTCCACAGCGGCGGATACCTCCGCACCCGAATATGGAAGATGCGCTGCACCCGCGCGATATAGCTGCCGACCGCCGCATACATGAAGCCCGAGAACAGCGGCACCGCCCCGATCCGCAACAGACTGTCCTCGGGATAGACCCACGACCCGTGCGCGGTCTTGAACAGCTCCATGATCGTCCCCGCCACATGGAACAGGAAGATCACGCGCGCCTCTTCCCAGCTCTCCAGCCGGAAGATCAGCATCGCCGCCTGGATCACCACCGCCCCGACCGCCAGGAAATCGTAACGCGACACCGGCGCCCCCTCCGGCCAAAGCAGAAACGTCCCCAGGATCAGGGCCAGCATCAGCCCCCCGAACAGACACGCCCACCCCTGCTTCAGCCCGAACCACAGGAACTCATAGGCATGGCGACGAGGGCAGGATTGGTCAGCCCAGTTCTTGGCGCGCGCCATCAGGCGACGGCCCCAGGCTTCGAGGGGAAGAGCTCGGGTCGAAGCCATCAAAACGTTCAACTCTATCGATCACTAATGATGCTCTACACTAACCTTTTCGGGCTCGCTCGAAGAGGTTTCGGTCTGCAGATCGACCAGACTGGACATACTCACCACCAGAGGCACCGGAGCACCATCGCTGGATTTGTCTGTCTTATTTGATGCCTTACCCCCAACGAGTAATAGCACTGAAAAAACAGCAAACATTATCACGATGGCAAATATTACCATCCGTTTTGTCCATATAAATATCGGCTCGCCAGCCTTGACCCTTCCCCATTCAAATTTCAGCAACTCTTGTGCAGAGTCTAAAAAGTCACTCTCGATATTCTTAATATTTTCTGGCGAAAGACTATCGTCATTCGAAGCTATACGTTCAAACTTACGCATAGAATTCAACAGCCTTATAGAAGTTTTTTCTTGAGAGTTAAGGCGAAGCTCTATACCAAAGCTAGCCTGATTAATCTCTCTATACCTGTCTAAAAGTGACGTATTATCAAAATCTGGCTTGGACTTCTTAGTTCTTATAATGTCTGAAATAGCATTTATAGACACCAGATAATCTGACAGGCATTTACGAAGATCGTTTATCCAAGCCTGTCTAAACTCAGATACTTTTTGCTCTTTCGAAATAACTAGACCTAGCAAAGATACTAGGCCCGCCACTATCGCGGCCCCGACCGCACCAATGCTTAAATCGTTCACTGCCCCACTCCGCGCACAAAACCAGGCGACTACTCCGCAATCACAGATTGCGGGAATCGGCCGATGGTGAGAACATATGAACAAATTGGCAAGGCGGCATAGCGCTTCCAGAGAGGACCCGATGACAGATACGATCACCTTCCATTTTGAAGGAGCGCTTGCCGACGATCACAGGATGAATTTTTATGAGTCGGCTCGATTTCAGTATGCCGCCGCCAGACTAATGGTGAAGCTCGCTCAATTTCGGCAGACCGGAAAATTTGTAAAAAAGATAACAAACAAGTCAAACTCAAACATACAGCTTATTAGTCAGTCAGATGGATCTTTTAA
This genomic window contains:
- a CDS encoding nitroreductase family protein, coding for MVALNEPLPPPVPSKDFRDRLAQRRSAPAQALVAPGPSEAELDEILTLGARTPDHGKLFPWRFVVLGPQSRADIAARLAVLVELRNGPAKDQAVLAKLTAAPVTILVVSTPMEGSKPIWEQHLSAGAVCMNLEHAASGFGYSSSWITDWYSYEPQATALFGLTEGESVAGFIHIGTLNEPALERPRPDMAAKVTRLP
- a CDS encoding DedA family protein — encoded protein: MDSLLQAVGDFIARNHMWAGVMLGLVVFVESLAVVGAFVPATGLLVAAGGLIAAGVLDPVNVIVGCLIGAVIGDAISYWAGRRLGVRFLQRPMFKAHRRRIAWTRLYCRRYGVMSIFVGRFFGPLRAFVPLTLGMLRMRQRAFQFGNVTSGIVWVLAMLAPGYLAAQGLAKMEVLSEAHGPTLLIGGLAVTILVVAVVYRLVKARMSRKSAIMRGALQGR
- a CDS encoding NUDIX domain-containing protein gives rise to the protein MRKSDEPKWAEGLAKPPAWRSDGTETVFDSPWMALTRHPATAPTGMKADYAVVRFKNVGTGVLPVHEDGTVTLVGQQRFAHANYSWEMPEGGAPLDEDPFDGIRRELAEEAGLQAEHWLPALKVEMSNSITDEIGITWIAWGLSPAPTDPDPTEIIAVARVPFLDLLDEIGRGSVRDSLTVATAYKAYHMAMNGELPEALARALLGRV
- the cysE gene encoding serine O-acetyltransferase, whose amino-acid sequence is MAKLEVVAETEIDSVWRQLRASAEAASREEPQLGSQMNAVILSHDDLAGALSFQIARKLADGEMSAMSVREVCLSAFKADPSMVEAAEADLQAVAERDPAIRNLLQPFLYFKGFQALQGWRVAHWLWGQGRETLAFHFQSRISELFQLDIHPAARLGKGLFLDHGTGIVIGETAVVGDDVSMLHGVTLGGTGAERGDRHPKIGKGVLLGAGAKVLGNIHVGDYAKVASGSVVLKAVPSGCTVAGVPARLVNCPTNAEPARTMDHTLADVVYDFVI
- a CDS encoding DUF817 domain-containing protein, coding for MASTRALPLEAWGRRLMARAKNWADQSCPRRHAYEFLWFGLKQGWACLFGGLMLALILGTFLLWPEGAPVSRYDFLAVGAVVIQAAMLIFRLESWEEARVIFLFHVAGTIMELFKTAHGSWVYPEDSLLRIGAVPLFSGFMYAAVGSYIARVQRIFHIRVRRYPPLWTTWVLAAAIYVNFFAHHWLPDVRIVLFIATAVLFGRGWFYFTADRKRRSMPLLLGYFLVALFIWFAENLGTLGRAWVYPGQADGWEMVSLAKLGSWFLLMIISVVLVSLVHRPEPEISGPAAPRA
- a CDS encoding TonB-dependent siderophore receptor, with translation MSLLLSCAGACLLGAANSPIVTPVPLPVGTAEPATVGEIVVLGRRSAPRDLTLGAGPITEAMSPSSRSIENDLIKAVGATRLADALELVSGVSQQNNRGGVMDNFAIRGFLGTPDGGAEYYVDGFLANRGMAPPRDPATSERIEVLKGPSGALFGDIDPAGRINIVSKTPRFATAAVFTATVGSFGLRRGELDLTGPINDNLAGRLVVAGETSNGWRDYVGLDRTVLAPSLTWRPTDDLRLTYVGELTTFTTLFDRGMPAINGDALFLPPSNYYGEPGDGATRFRNERHQITGDYRINDDWSLNGGVAWRGGSLKGLSSDQSRLVGDQLWRQRRGRDFSVEDLSARLELNGVVETGLGVHNLGFGVKAYQLTYGEKWLRINPTAANPYPINILNPVYGAVTPPTPLPFTDNLETRDVVTLYAQDLWEVTDRLSLLAGLRFDDYDQTIRNNRTGAVGEASDTPLKYRFAARYRLTGNLTAHASYGQSFVLNSGTGRDGSGFAPEDGKGYEIGLAGAWDGLDLAATVFDIEKSNILTTDPVDPNFLAPVGKLTTRGIELDGALKIDDAWQVVANYGWTDAKADDSAFATDAVLNVPEHSGSLFVIGRFPTIHGTTWSFMTGAAYVGARAGGLALGAPELPAYWKAKAALDYGLTPQVTARVEVDNLFDERYAASSYSALWIYPGAPRSVRASLRIAL